A single region of the Sphingobium sp. TKS genome encodes:
- the rpiA gene encoding ribose-5-phosphate isomerase RpiA yields MKSTDEQKRAAAEAAVAEIADGMLIGLGTGTTASFAIQALGRRVAHGLSVRAVATSDRTAAAAAAAGIALVDPADVAALDLCIDGVDEIDPFFRAIKGAGGTMLREKILASAARRMVAIADSSKAVGRLGARPVPVEVLPLAKRFVERGIVAAGGEPQLRLDARGCPWRTDQGNIILDCAFGPIGDPVALAARLAEIPGLLGHGLFVSEVDALYLGTPDAVVRSERGDCAW; encoded by the coding sequence TTGAAGAGCACGGATGAGCAAAAGCGTGCAGCCGCGGAAGCGGCGGTTGCCGAGATCGCCGACGGTATGCTCATAGGGCTGGGGACAGGCACCACGGCGAGCTTCGCTATCCAGGCGCTGGGCCGACGCGTCGCCCATGGTCTGTCCGTCCGTGCGGTCGCGACATCCGACCGCACCGCAGCTGCCGCGGCGGCAGCGGGCATCGCGCTTGTCGATCCCGCCGACGTCGCCGCGCTTGATCTGTGCATCGACGGCGTCGACGAGATCGATCCTTTCTTCCGTGCCATCAAGGGCGCCGGCGGCACGATGCTGCGCGAGAAGATCCTTGCTTCGGCGGCACGGAGGATGGTGGCGATCGCGGACAGCTCGAAAGCCGTCGGACGACTTGGCGCACGCCCTGTCCCGGTCGAGGTGCTGCCGCTGGCGAAGCGGTTTGTGGAACGGGGGATAGTGGCCGCGGGCGGAGAGCCGCAGCTCCGTCTCGACGCGCGGGGTTGCCCCTGGCGAACCGATCAGGGCAACATCATCCTCGACTGCGCCTTCGGCCCGATCGGTGATCCGGTCGCGCTGGCGGCTCGGCTTGCCGAAATTCCGGGGTTGCTGGGGCACGGACTCTTCGTCTCGGAAGTTGATGCCCTGTACCTCGGCACTCCCGACGCAGTTGTCAGGAGTGAACGGGGCGATTGCGCGTGGTGA